The genomic stretch ATGAGCACGTAGCCCGCCTGGCCGACCGAGGAGTACGCCAGCATCCGCTTGACGTTCTCCTGGGTCGCGGCGGCGAAGTTCCCGACCGTCATCGTCACCACCGCGAGCACCTGGAAGGCGAGCACCCAGTCCACGTCGGTGAGGATCTCGAACCCGAACGCGACCGTGAAGACCCGGAAGGCGACGACGAAACCCGCCGCCTTCGAGCCCGACGAGAGGAACGCCGAGATCGGCGTCGGCGCGCCCTCGTAGGCCTCGGGGGCCCAGAAGTGGAAGGGGACGCTGGCGGTCTTGAACGCGAACCCGCCGAGCACCATCATCACGCCGACGCCGAGCAGCCCGGTGTGCGGCGTGTCGACGACGTTCTCGGCCACGGTGTCGAACACTAATCCCCCGGTGACACCGTAGATCAGGCTGATGCCGTAGAGCAGTATCGCCGAGGAGACCGCGCCGACGAGGAAGTACTTCAGGCTCGCCTCGACGCTCCCCTTGTCCTCCTTCAGGAACGCTACGAGCGCGTACGAGGCGAGCGAGAGGAGTTCGAAGCTCACGAACGCCGTGGCGAGGCTGGCCGAGCTCGCGAGCAGACACATCCCGGCGGTCGCGAGCAACACGAGCGCGTAGTACTCGGCCTGTTCGGACTGGCCGGCGAGATAGTCGTAGCTCGCGAGCGTGACGAGCGCCGCGACGCTCGCGAAGATCACGCTGAAGAACAGGCTCATCCCGTCGACGACGAGCTGGCCGCCGAAGAGGGTCAACCCTTCGCCGCTCGCCATCCCGGAGACGAGGACCGCGCCGGCGGCGGCGAGCGCGGCCACCGTCCCGAGAAGCGTCGTGCCCGCCAGCAGCGCCCGGTCGTTCGAGCGCGGCTTGACGGTGTCGATGACGAACACCACGAGCGCCGTGAGCGTGAGCGCGAGCGCGGGCGCGAGACCGACCCAGTCGGGGAGGGGAGCCATCTACAGCCCACCTCCCAGGAGCGGCCCGACCGCATCCGCGATCATCGAGAAGATCAGGTGGGGCGCGCTCCCGAGCACGATCACGCACGCGATGAGCACCACGAGCGGGGCGAGGTCGTGGACCGCCGCCCGCCGGACCGTCGAGCTCCCGTCGACCCGGAACTCGCCGAACAGCGCCCGCTGCATCGCGAACAGCAGGTAGCCAGCCACGAGCACGATGCCGAACATCGCGACCGCGGTGAACACCGGCGAACCGGGGAAGGAGTCGAACGCGCCCTGGAAGATGAAGTACTCACCCATGAAGCCGGACATGAAGGGCAGACCCATGTAGCCGAACGAGCCCGCGACGAACGCCGCCGCGGTGACCGGCATCCGGCCCGCGAGCCCCGCCATGTCGCCGACCATCCGGGTGCCGGTCGCGCTGTAGATCACGCCGACACAGGCGAACAGCAGCCCCGAGAGCAGGCCATGAGAGACCATCTGGAAGGTCGCCCCCGAGAGGCCGTAGGGCGTGTAGGCGACGAGCCCGAGCAGCACGAAGCCCATCGAGGGGAGCGAGGAGTAGGCCACGATCCGCTTCAAGTCGTGCTGTGAGAGCGCGAGCAGCGCGCCGTAAATCACGGTGACGACCGCGAACAGCGCGATCACCTGGGCGTACTGCTCGACGATATCGGGCAGCATCGTGAAGTTGAATCGGAGCATGGCGTAGGTCCCCATCTTCGTGACGATCCCCGCGAGCACCACCGTCACCGGGGTCGGCGACTCGGTGTAGGCGTCGGGGAGCCAAGTGTGGAAGGGCACCACCGCCATCTTCATCCCGAACCCGAAGAACATCGCGGCGAACGCCGCGAGCCGGAGGGTTCCCGCACCCACGCCGCCGAGCGAACCGAGCTCACCCGCGCGGAGCGCCTGGGTGACCGCGGGGAGGTCGAGGCTCGTCACCGAGTCCCCGAGGCCGAACACCAGCGCCGCGAACCCGATGAACATCACGAGGGTGGCGACGTTGGTGTAGACGAAGAACTTGATCGCGGCGTACTCCCGCCGAGGGCCGCCCCAGACCGTGATGAGGAGGTAGACCGGGATGAGCACCGCCTCCCAGAACACGAGGAAGGCGAAGAAGTCCAGCGTGCTGAACACGCCAACCAGCCCCGCTTCGAGGAAGAGGAGGAGGGCGTAGAAACCCGAGCGCTGACGGTCGATCGGCGTCCAGCCGGTGACGATGGCGAGGCTGGTGAGGACCGTCGAGAGCACCACGAGCGGCATGCTGATGCCGTCGAGGCCGACGTGCCAGTTCACGGCGTACTGGCCGAGCGAGATCCACTCGACGTCGGTCTCGTAGGCGAGCTGGCCACCCTGGAGGAAGGCGTTGCCCGAGCCGTCGAAGCCGTACCAGAGCACGAAGCTCGTCACCAGCGGGAAGAGGCTCGCGACGAAGCCGCCAAACGGCGCGTACTCGTCGGGCAGGAGGAAGACGACCACCGCGCCGAGGAGGCAGAGCGCGATCAGGAGTTCGATCAGCACTCAGAACCACCCCCCGAGCAGGCCGAAGGCCACCAGCAGGACCACGAGCCCGAGCGAGAGCAGCGCGGCGTAGTTGGTGACGAGCCCCGTCTGGAGCCGTTTGATGCGGTCCCCGGAGAAGAGGCTGATGCTCGATACGCCGTTGACGACGCCGTCGACGACGCCGTTGTCGAAGGTGCCGACCGCGCGGGCGATGCGGGTGGTGCCGTTCGCGAGCCAGACCTGGTACTCGTCCTGGTAGTAGTTGTGCATGAGGAGGGGTTTGAGCGCGCCGAGGCGGTCGGTGTGGGACCGCGGGGAACGACCGCTGTAGAGGGCGTAGGCGAGTCCCGCGCCGGCGAGGGCGACCACCAGCGAGACGACCGCGGCGAGCAGCGCCGACACCGACGCCGCACCGTAGCCGGCGAACTCCTCGACGAGCTCGTAGTAGTGCTCGCCGGTGGCGTTCCCGACGCCGTGGGCGAGCCAGTGTTCGAGGTACGTGATGTCGAGGTTCAGGACCTCGGCGACGGGCAGCATGTTGACGAACCCGGCGACGACCGCGAGCACGCCGAGCACCACGAGCGGGGCCTTCACGCTCCAGCCGACGCCGTGGGCGTTCCGGGCGGCGTCGCTCCGTGGCTCGCCGTGGAACGTGAGCAACACCATCCGCAGGGTGTAAAAGCCGGTGACGAACACCGCGATCAGCCCGAAGGCGTAGGCGATGAGGATCACGGGCGAACTCAGCCCGGCCGAGAGCGCCTCGTAGAGCACCTCGTCCTTCGACCAGAAGCCCGCGAACGGGAAGATCCCCGCGAGCGCGAGCGAGGCCACCACGAACGTCCAGTAGGTCGTCGGGAGGCGCTCCTTCAGCCCGCCGAGGTCCCACATGTCCTGGGTGTGGTGGGTCGCGATGATCACCGAGCCGGCACCGAGGAACAGCAGCGCCTTGAAGAAGGCGTGGGTCATGAGGTGGAAGACCGCGGCGGTGTAGCCACCCGCGCCCAGCGCGAGGGTCATGTAGCCGTACTGCGAGATGGTGGAGTAGGCGAGCACCTGCTTGATGTCACGCTTGACGACGGCCATCGACGCCGCGAAGAGCGCGGTGAAGCCGCCGACGAACGCGATGACGGCGAGCACGGTGGGCAAGAGCGCGTAGAAGCCGTACATCCGGGCGACGAGGTAGACCCCGGCGGCGACCATCGTCGCGGCGTGGATGAGGGCCGAAACCGGCGTGGGGCCCTCCATCGCGTCGGGGAGCCAGGTGTGGAGCGGGAACTGGGCGGATTTGCCGATCACGCCGCCGAGCACGAGCAGGCCGAGTATCGAGAACCAGCCGGCGGGCGAGAGCCCGAACGTCGTGAGCCCGACCAGGTTCCCCGAGAGCGCGGCCTCGGCGAGCGCCGGGAAGCTCCCCTGGCCGGCGAACGAGGCCGTCCCGAAGGTGGCGAGGATGCCGACGAGGCCGACGAGGAGGAAGTAGTCCCCGAAGCGGGTGACGAGGAAGGCCTTCTTCGCTGCGCTCGCGGGCGCGTCGCGCTTGAACCAGTGGCCGATCAGGAGCCACGAGCAGAAGCCGACCATCTCGAAGAACATGAACGCCATGAAGAGGTTGTCGGCCATCACGAAGCCGAGCATGCTCGCGGTGAAGAGGCCGAGCCCGGCGTAGTAACGCGGGATGCCGGTCTCGTTCTCGTCGTTCATGAAGCCGAGGCTGAAGACGTGGACGAGGAACGAGACCAGCGAGACGATGAGGAGCATCAACGCCGCGAGCGGGTCGATCAGGACCCCCAGATGGAGGTCGAACCCGCCGGTGGCGGCGAAGGTGTAGAGCCGGGTGTTCGTGGTCGCGCCGCCGGCGACGGCGAGCGCGGTCCACGCCGAGAGGACCAGCGAACCGGCGGTGGCGATGATGCCGGCGAACGCCCCCTTCTTCGGGAGGAAGCGGCCGGCGAACAGCGCGATCACGAACGAGACGAGCGGGAGGACCGCTATCGCGGGTGTGTAGTCGAGTGCCGCCATTTTACCACCTCATGGTCGTTGCTTCGGTGACGTCGACGCCACGGAAGTTGCGGTAGAGGACGAGCACGATGCCGATACCGACGGCGACCTCCGCCGCCGCGAGCGCGATCACGAACAGGCTGAACACCTGGCCGGTGAGGTTGCCGTGTTGGAACGAGAAGGCGACGAGGTTGACGTTGCCCGCGGTGAGCATGAGCTCGACGCACATCAGGTACAACAGGGCGTTCCGGCGGGTGAGGATGCCGAAGAGCCCGATGCAGAACAGCCCCGCCGAGAGCAGGAGGTAGTACTCGATCGGAACCATCAGTCCTCACCCCCGTCGGGACGAGCCGGCGAGCGCTGGGGGTCCCGTTCGTCGGCGTCGCCCGATTCCTCGGGGTTCGTCCGGAACCGGAGCGCGCCGGCGATCCGGCCGTCGGCCTCGGTCTTCGCGAGCATCACCGAGGCGTCGAGGGCGACGTCGAGGACGAGCGCGATGATGATGAACGTCGCGAGGAAGCCTTCGGCGGGGTAGGCTCCCGCGTCGAAGTTGAACAGGGCGTAGCCGATCGAGGCGGTGATCGACCCACCCCCCGGAAAGCCCGCGGGTGCGGGGAACGACTCGGTGAGGAAGGTCACGGCGAGCACGGCGAACAGCGCGACCGCGACGAGGCCGGGCAGGAGATGCCGGCCGAGCTTGAGGTGGGGACGGGTGGTCACGAGGTGGCCTCCGTCGCGTCGTCGGTGCGGGTGAGCATCACGGCGAAGGAGATCAGGATCAACACGCCGCCGACGTAGACCAGGATCTGCATCGCGGCGAGGAACTCCGCGCTCATCATGATGTAGTGGATGGCGACGCTCAACAGCGCCGCCCCGAGCATCAACGCGGAGTGCCAGACGTCCTCCATCAGGACGACGCCGAGGGCACTGAGAACCGTGACGAGCGCGAACAGCGCGAACGCGACCGTCTCGTACGGGATGGCCATTGTGCTTCTTCGTATGGGATGATGTTTGAAGGTTTCGAGAAACGATCACGGAACTCCCCGAGACGGGCGACAGCCGACGACGAGCGCCGACGTGCGTGGGGACGGACTCAAATGGGGCGAGACCCTCGGACGGGTGTGGCCTTTCGTCGATTCGTTCGCGGGCGGGTGGAGTGGTCGGCCCTCGAAGCCGTCTGCCGCGAGGTCGCAGTCCGGTACGACCAGCGGGTCGCGCGCGTCGTCTTCCTCGAGACCGACAACTGGCTCTCGACGCCCTGCGTCGTCAACGACCGCTGGTTCGTGAAGGTCATCAGCCCGCGGAACGCGCTGGTCCACGGCCTCTTCACCACCGGCCGCAACCTGGGGATGTTCTCGAGCGGCACCGAGGGCTTTTTCGAGCGCTTTGCGAACCCCGTCGAGATGGCCGAACACGAACTCGCCGCCACCCGGCGGATCCGCGAGATCGGGCTCAACGCACCCGAACCCCTCGAAGCGTTCGCCTACGACGAGTTCGGCGTGCTCGTCCTCGAATACCTCCCGGCTTTTCGGACCATCGAGGATCTGCTGCCCGCCGAAGTGCGCGAGGTGGCCCCCGAGTTCTTCGCCTCGCTGGCCCGGATGCACGACGCGGGCCTCGGCCACGGCGACCTCCGGGCGGAGAACGTGCTCGTGGCCGACGGCGACCTCTACTTCATCGACGCCACGAGCCTCCGCGGGTCCGGGGCCGCCGACGCCCGCGCCTACGACCTCGCGTGCGGCCTCGCGGCGCTCGAGCCCACGGTCGGCGCGCGCGGGGCGGTCGACGCCGCCGCGGACCACTACTCCATCGTGGACCTGCTCGCCGCCCGGGATTTCCTGAGCTTCATCGACATGCGCCCGGACCACGACTTCGACGCCGCGCTCCTCCGGGGCGAGATCGAAAAACGCGCGGCGTAGGTCGGCACGTCTCGTCCAACCCGAAGTACTCCGCCAGTAGTGATTACACGGGATAGGTTCACACAACTTCGTGTGTTCTCGTGCGACCACAGAGGGAGGAGGTTGTGCGTCAAGAAGAGCGACATCCTGATTCTGCACACGAAACCTCGTCATCAAGCGCGAATGATGGGCAAAATCAGCGCTGAACCCTCCAGCTTCGTGTCCGCGAATAGGGACCAGTCAGACAGATGCACGACGAACGGCGGGTCACAGCCGATTGAGTGATCTGGGAACAACGCCTTTTGCGTGCTCGATAGTGCCGGCCGTTCACGTGGAGACGTGGCTCGTCCGTGGCGGTTGTCCGTACATCCAGTCATTCGTGGTGAGCCGCTAATTGCCTGGGCATGTGGGTCACGTACCGATACGAGCGTCTGTAGCCGACAGTCGTGATCCGATATCGTTTGAGTCGACTCACGCTCCAAAAACTTTTTACTCTAGAACCACAGAAACAAAGGCGCAGACGATGAGCGAGCTCCGTGAGATCGTTGAATGCCTCTGCAACTCGCCTCAGCGGCTTGAAATACTCGACGTGCTCGGTGACGCACGGATGGACGTTCGTGAGGTGATGGAGGCGCTAGACAGCCCCCGATCTACCGTCCAACGCAACCTCTCAGTTCTGGAAGAACAAGGCTGGGTTGAGAGGACAAGCTCTGGATATACGGCAACTACCATCGGTGACCTCCTCTGTAGGGAGTTCGTAGAGATGGGTGAAACAGCCACCAAAATCGAACGCATGGCTCCGTTCTTAAACACGGTGGATGCACCTGAAGAGGTTGCCGTCGACCGATTGAGTGACGTACTCGTAACGACACCCGAGCCAACTCGACCATACTTCCCGAGGAAGCGACTGTTGGAGATTTTCGGGGAGGAGGTCGATCGCGTCCGGGGGCTTTTGCCGGTTGTCTCCTCCTTCTCGGTCGAAGAGGCCCGTCGTGCGGATGCTGACAACGAACCCAATGGCGAGTACGTCGTCTCGTCAGCTGCATTCGATGCGCTTCACGACCAGTACGCCGGCGAGGGTGTTGACGGGGCGGAGATAGACCCGCCTGCTCATATCGATGTTTGGGTGTATAACGGCGATCTTCCGTACGGGCTGTTCGTCTCCGATGACGCACTCGCGCTCGCTGCCTACGACGAGTTCGGCCGGATGCAAGTGCTAGTCGAATCGACTAGCGAGACGGCCATCAAATGGGGGAAACGAGTCTATGAGGCGTACAGACGTCAGTCCACCCCGCCCTCCGAGGCAGCTACTCCGTCGGTAGCGGGCGATAGGGAATTGGTCGAGTAGTCCCAGTCCCTTACCGGTTTAGACAGTAGCTTGGGCGGATCGATCTGGCCGCTGAGAGGCGTCATCCACGGCAGTTTCATCCCACTCCATTTCGAATAGACGAGCATCGCACTCCTGACAGGCCGAGGCGATCACATCATAGGACCGACAACACGATTCGACGACCTCCTCCTCTACCTGTACGGGACCGTCGCAGTCGGGGCATCGTTCGATAAAGATACGCAGGCTCATCAGGACGCGCGCGATCTCGGCGGGAGCGAGGTTCTGCCAGTCGGGGAGACGTTCGCTGAGTTCGGTTGCAGCGGCGACGTCGGCGATGACGGCAGCGCGTGAACTCCACTGGCCGACGACGGCATCATCGGTGTGGGCAATGAACGCCTGGTCGTGTTGATCGACCGCGATTCGATCGTCGGTGGTTGAGACGTTGAGCGCATCAGCGAGGATCACCTCGCTGAGATCGTGTGCGCGGGTAGTGTGGATACGTTCGCGCCACGCTTGCTGGAAGTCGGCGGTGAGACAGAGGTCGGTGCCCTCTCGACAGGGTTCGACCGCGTCGGCGTCGAGGAGTACCCGTTCGGGATCGATTTCAACGGTTTCGTCGGCCATTGGTGTCGCGGAGTCCTCGTCGAACCATCGGAGAACACGGTCGGGGAAGTAGCGTTTCGTGAGCGCGGGTGTGCCGGGAACGAGATAGCCGCGGAGGTAGATGGTTCCGAGCGAGAGGGTAAATATGCCGGCTCCGAGGACGGTTGAGGCAACGGCGACGAGGGCGCTCGTACCGGCAGCGATAGCAATATTGACGGCGGTACAGGGGGTACAGCGGTTTTTGCCGGTATATTCGGGCTGACGAAGGCGTTTAACGAGTGACATTGCGACGGGGTACAGACGCGGTGGATTTCACCTTACCTGCTGGGCAGATGCCCACTGAATAGGTAATCACCCAGTGGGTGGGCAAATACCCACTAGGTGAACATTTGCCCACTAGATTGGCAACTACCAACCCAGTGGGTGGGTGCTCATTGGGTTGGCGATTACCCACGCAGTAAGGTGAAAATGGGTGCGGGAGTGGGTCGAACTGCGATGCCCGAACGACATGAGGCGAATGAGACAGCAGAGACCAAGAATCACACTGGAGTGAATCGTCGTCGATTCGTCAAGGCTCTTGGTGTGACTGGAGGTACCGCTATCGCTGGAAGCGTGTTCTCTTCATCGGCAATGGCTGCTGAGCCTTCCCGACCTTCGGTCAAAAGTAGTGAGCCGGTTACTGGTAGTGACTTAGGACAGCTAATAAGTGAGACCAAGAGCCAGGATGATGTTACGAATGTAATGAATACACAGATGCGAGAGACTATACAGAGTGGAGTAGCTTTGGAGGTGGCCCCTAGTGAGCAATCCGGGCACATTGTTTCAAAAAACATCTCAAGCCACACAAGTGCGAGCGACGTCGATAGTTTAGCTGAAGATGACCTCCTTGTCTCCGCTGTTGAGCACACCCTTGAGGATGGAAATAAGATGACGACGGTGGCACTTGGAAATAATGATAACCTCATAACTCGGCAGAAATATGAGAAAGTAACGAATAGTATAAAAGATAGGGCTGTCTTGTGGAATATTGTTGGCGAAAACGTAGAAGACATGATGTTGATTTCCAACAGCTCTAGTTTTAATGGCACTCCAACTGAGTCATTAGCGGAAATTAGTGCTAGTGCTTGTAAGTGTAACCCAGCTCCTGCACCGGAGAAGGGCAAACATCGACGTGTTTGTAAGGCAGTACGTGTGAACTGTATACTATCTAGTTGTGGTGGAGCGTGCTTTTGGTGTAGTGCTCTCGGTCCAGCTGCGTGTTTGACCTGTGCGGCTGGTGCATGTGGTTATCTCATTGGAACCTGCTGTTCCCGTTGGAAAAGAGAGTGTACCGGGTGCCCCTCCGTTTAATAAGTTACTGTTTTATGGGAAAGATTGATTAGAACTAATCGAGATGATACGTATAATGGCCAAAAACTCATTCCCTGCTCTCACAGCAGTGTTCAGCCGTGAGTATACCCTCAAAGATCGGATCGATCATAATCAACTCAATATTCTCTCTACTGTGTTGATTGGATTGAGTCAGCTACCTCTAGCGTTCTCTTTCCCAGCGCAGTCGCTCTGGCCACGCTTTGTTATTTTATGTGGTGGTAGTTTGTTAGTCGGAATTGGTATTAGTGCGTATATAGGTGAAGGAATTCTCCAAGATGGTGGTGAGAGTGATGAAGAGAAGTGGATGAGTTCAGTTATCATTTTAATCTTCGCAATCAGTGTGGTTGCTGCTGCTATTTCTGTTGCTGTCGCATGACGGCGCTGTCTAATTAAGAGCGAGCAGGCCGAAGAGCTGGTTGATCATGCCACTCAACGACCTACTCGGTGAGGCATTCGAGACGGAAGATACTCACTGTTGGGACCAGGAGCGGACGGCGAACGTCCGTTCGGGCGTTCGCCATCCGCCTGCATTCAGCGGGACTCTCGCTGCGGGAGACGGTAGCGATCCTTGATCTTCTCGACGTTGATCGGTCACACGGAACGGTCGGGGACTGGACGCACCGCCTTGCTGAGATCCAAGCAGACCCGCCTTCCCGAGCGCGTGTTCTCGCCAAGCAACTCGCCGACGTCGTCGTAGAGATCGGTTCGCCATGCATACTTCCCGCTGGTTTCAATTTTCATGCCGCCGAATTTTGCACATCGGGTCGATCAAACGGAAGGCGTTCAGGGGCGGCTCGGGGAAAGCGTGGTTGCGGAGGTGGTCGAAGCGCTTGAATCGTATATCGAGGATGGAGAGCACGTGATGGGTCGGACGGATCGCTAGGTGTTTACCGACCGTGAGGGCTCCCACACCGACTGACCCACACAGCGGGGTGTTTTTGTACCCCGGCCGCGCAATTCTTGCCGTATGAGTCAACAAGTCGCGGAGCCGTTCGAGCAGTACATCGGCGGCGAGTGGACCGAGGGGGACGGCGAGGAGACCTTCGAGAGCACGAACCCGGCGACGGGCGAGACGCTCGGCGAGTTCCACCGGGGCACCGACGCGGACGTCGACCGCGCGCTCGCGGCCGCCGACGACGCCTTCGAGGAGTGGGCCGCGCTCTCCTACACCGACCGGGCCGAGTACCTCTGGGAGATCTACAACGAGCTCAAGGACCGCCACGAGGAGTTAGGGGAAATCGTCACCAAGGAGTGCGGCAAGGAGATATCGGAGGGGAAGGCCGACGTCAACGAGGCCTGGGACATGGTCGAGTGGGCCGCCGCCGACGCCCGTCACCCTCACGGCGACGTCGTCCCCTCCGAAATCGCCGGGAAGGACGCCTACATGCGCCGGAAGCCGAAGGGCGTCGTCGGTTGTATCACGCCGTGGAACTTCCCGGTCGCGATCCCGTTCTGGCACATGGCCGTCGCGCTGGTCGAAGGGAACACGGTGGTCTGGAAACCCGCCGAACAGACCCCATGGTGCGGCCAGATCATCGCCGAGATGTTCGAGAGTACTGGCATTCCGGACGGCGTCTTCAACATGGTCCAGGGCTACGGCGACGCCGGCGAGGCCATCGTCGAGGACGAGCGCGTCGCGACGGTGCTGTTCACCGGGTCGGCGGAGGTCGGCCACGAGATCGCCGGTAAGGTCGGCGGCGAAGCCGGCAAGCTCGCGGCGTGTGAGATGGGCGGGAAGAACGGGATCGTCGTCACGGCGGAAGCCGACCTCGACGTCGCGGTCCACTCGGCGGTGATGAGTTCGTTCAAGACGACGGGTCAACGGTGTGTCTCCGCCGAACGCGTCATCGTCCACGAGGACCTCTACGACGAGTTCAAGGACCGCTTCGTCGAGACCGCCAAGAACGTCTCGGTCGGCGACCCCCTGAACGAGGACACGTTCATGGGGCCCCTGATCGAAGGCGAACACAGGGAGAAGGTCACGGGCTACAACGACCTCGCGCACGAGGAGGACGTCGAGGTGCTGGTCGACCGCACCGAACTCGATAGCAACGAGATCCCCGACGGCCACGAGGACGGCGTCTGGGTCGGCCCGTTCGTCTACGAGGCCGACCACGAGGCGGACCTGCGAGTCACGGAGGAGGAGGTCTTCGGCCCGCACGTCGCGCTCATGCCCTACTCGGGCGACATCGAGAAAGCGGTCGAGATCCACAACGACACCGAGTACGGGCTGGCGGGCGCGATCATCTCGGAGGACTACCGCGAGATCAACTACTTCCGTGACAACGCCGAGATCGGGCTGGCCTACGGCAACCTCCCGTGTATCGGCGCGGAGATCCAGCTCCCGTTCGGCGGCGTGAAGAAGTCCGGCAACGGCTACCCGAGCGCGCGGGAAGTCATCGAGGCCGTCACCGAACGCACCGCCTGGACGCTCAACAACGCCGACGGGATCGAGATGGCACAGGGGCTCTCGGCGGACATCCTGACCGACGACTGAGCCACGGACTCTCGGTATCGGTCGCGTCGTACGAAAGGGGGGGGACGAGGGGCGAGTGGACGAGGGTGGGGTGCGGTGGGCGCTTTGTGCCGGCGTGTGACGAGAAAAGCGTCACGTTCCGGCGGTTTTCCCTACCGTCGTTTGCGGGATAAATGGTTCGCTTCGGGGTCGTCGATTCGGGCTCAGACCTCGATCTCGCTCTCGCGGCGGATCTCGGTTTCGAGGTTGTCGAGTTCGTCGTCGAGGTTGCGCTCGAAGAACCGCTCGACGCCGGGGAGCTTCCCCTCGACGGTGAAGCGGTTCGTGAGCCGGGTGCCCTCGCCGACGGCTTCGAGGTCGTGCTCGCCGACGACGCGCATCACCCGCGAGCGCCCGACGAACTCGACGTGGTTCGGCGGGTCGCGCTCGGTGTCCTCGGTCTCGACGGTTATGGTTCGGTTGACGA from Halococcus hamelinensis 100A6 encodes the following:
- a CDS encoding NADH-quinone oxidoreductase subunit N — its product is MAPLPDWVGLAPALALTLTALVVFVIDTVKPRSNDRALLAGTTLLGTVAALAAAGAVLVSGMASGEGLTLFGGQLVVDGMSLFFSVIFASVAALVTLASYDYLAGQSEQAEYYALVLLATAGMCLLASSASLATAFVSFELLSLASYALVAFLKEDKGSVEASLKYFLVGAVSSAILLYGISLIYGVTGGLVFDTVAENVVDTPHTGLLGVGVMMVLGGFAFKTASVPFHFWAPEAYEGAPTPISAFLSSGSKAAGFVVAFRVFTVAFGFEILTDVDWVLAFQVLAVVTMTVGNFAAATQENVKRMLAYSSVGQAGYVLIALAALGGGSDALVLGMGMSHLLVYGFMNTGAFLFVALVEHWGVGRTFEDYGGLGSKAPVACAAMTVFMLSLAGIPLGAGFFSKYFLFGAAVDAGYWWLAAVGVVNSALSLYFYTRVLRAIWGGDANESLTIESYPVGLYTAVVAAAVVTVLLIPAFGFVTGPAVDAASALF
- a CDS encoding complex I subunit 4 family protein, encoding MLIELLIALCLLGAVVVFLLPDEYAPFGGFVASLFPLVTSFVLWYGFDGSGNAFLQGGQLAYETDVEWISLGQYAVNWHVGLDGISMPLVVLSTVLTSLAIVTGWTPIDRQRSGFYALLLFLEAGLVGVFSTLDFFAFLVFWEAVLIPVYLLITVWGGPRREYAAIKFFVYTNVATLVMFIGFAALVFGLGDSVTSLDLPAVTQALRAGELGSLGGVGAGTLRLAAFAAMFFGFGMKMAVVPFHTWLPDAYTESPTPVTVVLAGIVTKMGTYAMLRFNFTMLPDIVEQYAQVIALFAVVTVIYGALLALSQHDLKRIVAYSSLPSMGFVLLGLVAYTPYGLSGATFQMVSHGLLSGLLFACVGVIYSATGTRMVGDMAGLAGRMPVTAAAFVAGSFGYMGLPFMSGFMGEYFIFQGAFDSFPGSPVFTAVAMFGIVLVAGYLLFAMQRALFGEFRVDGSSTVRRAAVHDLAPLVVLIACVIVLGSAPHLIFSMIADAVGPLLGGGL
- the nuoL gene encoding NADH-quinone oxidoreductase subunit L, with translation MAALDYTPAIAVLPLVSFVIALFAGRFLPKKGAFAGIIATAGSLVLSAWTALAVAGGATTNTRLYTFAATGGFDLHLGVLIDPLAALMLLIVSLVSFLVHVFSLGFMNDENETGIPRYYAGLGLFTASMLGFVMADNLFMAFMFFEMVGFCSWLLIGHWFKRDAPASAAKKAFLVTRFGDYFLLVGLVGILATFGTASFAGQGSFPALAEAALSGNLVGLTTFGLSPAGWFSILGLLVLGGVIGKSAQFPLHTWLPDAMEGPTPVSALIHAATMVAAGVYLVARMYGFYALLPTVLAVIAFVGGFTALFAASMAVVKRDIKQVLAYSTISQYGYMTLALGAGGYTAAVFHLMTHAFFKALLFLGAGSVIIATHHTQDMWDLGGLKERLPTTYWTFVVASLALAGIFPFAGFWSKDEVLYEALSAGLSSPVILIAYAFGLIAVFVTGFYTLRMVLLTFHGEPRSDAARNAHGVGWSVKAPLVVLGVLAVVAGFVNMLPVAEVLNLDITYLEHWLAHGVGNATGEHYYELVEEFAGYGAASVSALLAAVVSLVVALAGAGLAYALYSGRSPRSHTDRLGALKPLLMHNYYQDEYQVWLANGTTRIARAVGTFDNGVVDGVVNGVSSISLFSGDRIKRLQTGLVTNYAALLSLGLVVLLVAFGLLGGWF
- the nuoK gene encoding NADH-quinone oxidoreductase subunit NuoK, with product MVPIEYYLLLSAGLFCIGLFGILTRRNALLYLMCVELMLTAGNVNLVAFSFQHGNLTGQVFSLFVIALAAAEVAVGIGIVLVLYRNFRGVDVTEATTMRW
- a CDS encoding NADH-quinone oxidoreductase subunit J, which produces MPYETVAFALFALVTVLSALGVVLMEDVWHSALMLGAALLSVAIHYIMMSAEFLAAMQILVYVGGVLILISFAVMLTRTDDATEATS
- a CDS encoding RIO1 family regulatory kinase/ATPase domain-containing protein, yielding MAFRRFVRGRVEWSALEAVCREVAVRYDQRVARVVFLETDNWLSTPCVVNDRWFVKVISPRNALVHGLFTTGRNLGMFSSGTEGFFERFANPVEMAEHELAATRRIREIGLNAPEPLEAFAYDEFGVLVLEYLPAFRTIEDLLPAEVREVAPEFFASLARMHDAGLGHGDLRAENVLVADGDLYFIDATSLRGSGAADARAYDLACGLAALEPTVGARGAVDAAADHYSIVDLLAARDFLSFIDMRPDHDFDAALLRGEIEKRAA
- a CDS encoding helix-turn-helix transcriptional regulator, which gives rise to MSELREIVECLCNSPQRLEILDVLGDARMDVREVMEALDSPRSTVQRNLSVLEEQGWVERTSSGYTATTIGDLLCREFVEMGETATKIERMAPFLNTVDAPEEVAVDRLSDVLVTTPEPTRPYFPRKRLLEIFGEEVDRVRGLLPVVSSFSVEEARRADADNEPNGEYVVSSAAFDALHDQYAGEGVDGAEIDPPAHIDVWVYNGDLPYGLFVSDDALALAAYDEFGRMQVLVESTSETAIKWGKRVYEAYRRQSTPPSEAATPSVAGDRELVE
- a CDS encoding twin-arginine translocation signal domain-containing protein, giving the protein MPERHEANETAETKNHTGVNRRRFVKALGVTGGTAIAGSVFSSSAMAAEPSRPSVKSSEPVTGSDLGQLISETKSQDDVTNVMNTQMRETIQSGVALEVAPSEQSGHIVSKNISSHTSASDVDSLAEDDLLVSAVEHTLEDGNKMTTVALGNNDNLITRQKYEKVTNSIKDRAVLWNIVGENVEDMMLISNSSSFNGTPTESLAEISASACKCNPAPAPEKGKHRRVCKAVRVNCILSSCGGACFWCSALGPAACLTCAAGACGYLIGTCCSRWKRECTGCPSV